One window of Neisseria subflava genomic DNA carries:
- a CDS encoding VIT1/CCC1 transporter family protein: MYSHHSERHFSDRNNWLRASVLGANDGLISTASLLTGVAAAAPDFQTLLLTGVSALIGGAVSMAAGEYVSVSSQSDTEKADLHKECYELANNPDAELEELTEIYRRRGLSDPLATEVAKALMEHDALAAHARDEIGITETSAAQPMQAALASAASFCAGAILPLLVALTASTAIVPTLAVSTLCGLAGLGYVSAKLGGAPVVPAVLRVCIWGVAALVITGFIGKLAGVTV, translated from the coding sequence ATGTATTCACACCACAGCGAACGCCATTTCAGCGACCGCAATAACTGGCTTCGGGCAAGCGTATTGGGTGCCAATGACGGCCTGATTTCTACTGCCTCGCTGTTGACGGGCGTAGCCGCAGCCGCGCCTGATTTCCAAACCCTGCTGTTGACGGGCGTTTCGGCGCTTATCGGGGGCGCGGTATCAATGGCGGCGGGGGAGTACGTTTCCGTGTCCAGCCAATCGGATACGGAAAAAGCCGATTTGCACAAAGAATGCTACGAATTGGCAAATAATCCTGATGCGGAGTTGGAAGAGCTGACGGAAATTTACCGCCGCCGCGGTTTGTCCGACCCGCTCGCCACAGAGGTGGCCAAAGCCTTGATGGAACACGATGCACTCGCCGCTCATGCACGTGACGAAATCGGCATTACCGAAACCTCTGCCGCCCAACCCATGCAGGCCGCGCTGGCTTCTGCTGCTTCATTTTGTGCCGGAGCGATTTTGCCTTTACTGGTCGCATTGACAGCTTCTACCGCCATTGTTCCGACCTTGGCAGTTTCCACTTTGTGCGGACTGGCAGGACTGGGCTATGTCTCTGCCAAACTCGGCGGCGCACCTGTCGTTCCTGCTGTTTTGCGCGTGTGCATATGGGGCGTTGCAGCATTGGTGATAACCGGATTTATTGGAAAACTGGCAGGTGTGACCGTCTGA
- the aspA gene encoding aspartate ammonia-lyase encodes MTVRIEHDLLGDREIPAEVYWGIHTLRAIENFKISTQKISDVPQFVRSMVMVKKATAQANGALGAIKPEIAAAIEKACDEVLVKGRCLDQFPSDVYQGGAGTSVNMNTNEVIANLALEVLGHEKGHYDIVNPMDHVNASQSTNDAYPTGFRLAVYYSIGELLDKLAILKNAFAAKAEEFKDVLKMGRTQLQDAVPMTAGQEFQSFQVLLEEEILNLDRTRSLLLEVNLGATAIGTGVNTPKGYAALVVEKLSEVSGLPCKLTENLIEATSDCGAYVMVHGALKRTAVKLSKICNDLRLLSSGPRAGLKEINLPELQAGSSIMPAKVNPVIPEVVNQVCFKVIGNDTTITFAAEAGQLQLNVMEPVIAQCMFETISLLGNAAVNLADKCVKGITVNREICEHYVFNSIGLVTYLNPYIGHRNGDLVGKICAQTGKGVREVVLERSLLSEEELNRILSPENLINPHL; translated from the coding sequence ATGACTGTACGAATCGAACACGATTTACTGGGCGACCGCGAGATCCCTGCTGAAGTATATTGGGGCATCCATACTTTGCGCGCCATTGAAAACTTTAAAATTTCCACACAAAAAATTTCCGACGTACCGCAATTTGTCCGCAGCATGGTCATGGTTAAAAAAGCCACCGCGCAAGCCAACGGCGCATTGGGTGCCATCAAGCCGGAAATCGCGGCAGCCATCGAAAAAGCCTGCGATGAAGTATTGGTCAAAGGCCGCTGCCTCGACCAATTTCCGTCCGACGTTTATCAAGGCGGCGCCGGTACTTCGGTCAACATGAATACCAACGAAGTCATTGCCAACCTCGCACTGGAAGTCTTAGGTCACGAAAAAGGCCACTACGACATCGTCAATCCAATGGATCATGTCAACGCCAGCCAATCCACTAACGACGCCTACCCTACCGGCTTCCGCCTTGCCGTGTATTACAGCATCGGCGAATTGCTCGACAAACTGGCTATCCTGAAAAACGCCTTTGCCGCAAAAGCCGAAGAATTTAAAGACGTTTTGAAAATGGGCCGCACCCAGCTTCAAGATGCGGTGCCGATGACTGCCGGTCAAGAATTCCAGTCTTTCCAAGTGTTGTTGGAAGAAGAAATCCTCAACCTCGACCGCACCCGCTCCCTGCTGCTTGAAGTCAACCTCGGCGCCACCGCCATCGGTACAGGCGTGAATACGCCTAAAGGCTATGCGGCTTTGGTTGTTGAGAAACTCTCCGAAGTCAGCGGCCTGCCTTGCAAACTGACTGAAAACCTGATCGAAGCGACCTCCGACTGCGGCGCATATGTGATGGTACACGGCGCATTGAAACGCACAGCCGTCAAACTGTCCAAAATCTGTAACGACTTGCGCCTGCTTTCTTCCGGTCCGCGCGCCGGTTTGAAAGAAATCAACCTGCCTGAATTGCAGGCCGGTTCTTCCATCATGCCTGCCAAAGTCAATCCCGTGATTCCCGAAGTCGTCAACCAAGTCTGCTTCAAAGTCATCGGCAACGACACCACCATCACTTTCGCAGCCGAAGCAGGTCAGTTGCAGCTGAACGTTATGGAGCCGGTCATCGCCCAATGTATGTTTGAAACCATTTCCCTCTTGGGCAACGCCGCGGTCAACCTGGCCGACAAATGCGTCAAAGGCATTACGGTCAACCGCGAAATCTGCGAACACTACGTCTTCAACTCCATCGGTTTGGTCACTTATCTGAATCCGTACATCGGCCACCGCAATGGCGACTTGGTCGGAAAAATCTGCGCCCAAACCGGCAAAGGCGTGCGCGAAGTCGTACTGGAGCGCAGCCTGTTGAGCGAAGAAGAGCTCAACCGCATCCTCTCCCCAGAAAACCTGATTAATCCTCATCTGTAA
- a CDS encoding NAD(P)H-dependent oxidoreductase, which produces MNQITREQMLQVFENRCSTRYYDPNKKISQEDFAAILEFARLSPSSVGSEPWKFLLIQNKALREKIKPFSWGMQFQLDDCSHLVIILAKKNARYDTPFFRSVAERRGLQGEQLEKALARYKSFQETDIKIADDQRALFDWSGKQTYIALANMLTGAAAIGIDSCPIEGFNYDKMNEVLAAEGLFDANEWGVSVAATFGYRAKEITKKSRKPIDEMVTWVE; this is translated from the coding sequence ATGAATCAAATTACACGCGAACAAATGCTGCAAGTATTCGAAAATCGCTGCTCCACCCGTTATTACGATCCCAACAAAAAAATCAGCCAAGAAGATTTTGCCGCGATTTTAGAATTTGCCCGCCTTTCTCCCAGCTCTGTCGGCTCCGAGCCATGGAAATTCTTGTTGATTCAAAACAAAGCCCTGCGTGAGAAAATCAAGCCTTTCAGCTGGGGTATGCAATTCCAACTGGACGACTGCAGCCATCTGGTGATTATCCTTGCCAAGAAAAATGCCCGTTACGATACCCCGTTCTTCCGCAGTGTTGCCGAACGCAGGGGCCTGCAAGGAGAGCAACTGGAAAAAGCGTTGGCAAGATACAAAAGCTTCCAAGAAACCGACATTAAAATTGCCGACGACCAACGCGCACTCTTTGACTGGAGCGGCAAGCAGACCTATATTGCTTTGGCCAATATGCTTACAGGTGCAGCGGCCATCGGCATCGATTCCTGCCCAATCGAAGGCTTCAACTACGACAAAATGAACGAAGTATTGGCAGCAGAAGGCCTGTTTGATGCCAACGAATGGGGCGTATCCGTAGCGGCAACATTCGGCTATCGTGCCAAAGAAATCACTAAAAAATCACGCAAACCGATTGATGAAATGGTGACTTGGGTCGAATAA
- a CDS encoding FepA family TonB-dependent siderophore receptor: protein MKTFTLAILPLALISAFSHAAEEKAVEQAEVDTVYVTAEKQLQQSLGVSRISKDDIDKRPAVNDISEFVRTMPGVNLTGNTATGQRGNKRQIDLRGMGPENTLILIDGKPVNSRQSERISMRGERNTRGDSNWVPVEEIESITVLRGPAATRYGSGAMGGVVNIVTKKVSKEFKGQVNLYANQPQDSKEGATRRIGFNLSGPIIQDTLGFRIYGNLNKTDADAADINAGHGNDSAAGVEGVRNKDIAGRLQWKISPAQTLILDSSYSRQGNIYNGDTQNSNPRSALVNSLADSKAETARLYRSAFSLTHDGAWEWGDTKNVISYERTVNSHLPEGLAGGPEGSYTGLDFVQSRLKNLRFSSEANIPFKLGVDNVLTVGAEFTDSKLDDPASNTQGFKDQGKTDAFNGISATRGGKASQRNWAAYVEDNISLTDKTHLIPAIRFDHNSDSGSNWSPALNFSHQIGENWLVKGGIARAYKAPNLYQTNPDFILYTRGQGCPLNAPNSVRCYYMGNGNLKPETSINKEIGLEFNKNGWQASATYFHNAYRNKIVIGDQLIATSNIGNWLLQWENTPKATISGIEGNLVIPLHDTLKWSNNFTYMHKSEDYQGNPLSLVPKHTINSTLSWTPNERFDANLTFTHYGRTKPRGVAVNRLEQNGNPRAGVAALSSEHNQTQVGSYGIWGINAGYNWNKRVAVRGGISNLFDKKLYRTTAGAQTYNEHGRAFYGSLKVSF, encoded by the coding sequence ATGAAAACATTCACACTCGCCATTTTGCCTTTGGCGTTAATTAGTGCATTCTCACACGCAGCTGAAGAGAAAGCAGTTGAACAGGCTGAAGTCGATACCGTTTACGTTACTGCCGAGAAGCAACTGCAACAGTCGCTGGGCGTATCGCGTATTTCGAAAGACGACATCGACAAGCGTCCTGCCGTCAACGATATTTCCGAATTTGTCCGCACCATGCCGGGCGTCAACCTGACCGGCAATACAGCGACGGGTCAGCGCGGCAACAAACGCCAAATTGACTTGCGCGGTATGGGCCCTGAAAACACATTGATTTTGATTGACGGCAAGCCTGTAAACTCGCGCCAATCCGAGCGTATCAGTATGCGCGGTGAACGCAATACGCGCGGCGATAGCAACTGGGTGCCGGTTGAAGAAATCGAATCCATCACTGTTTTACGCGGTCCGGCGGCAACGCGTTACGGCTCCGGCGCGATGGGCGGCGTGGTCAATATTGTTACCAAAAAAGTGTCTAAAGAATTTAAAGGCCAGGTCAATCTTTACGCCAATCAACCGCAAGACAGCAAAGAAGGCGCAACCCGCCGTATCGGCTTCAATTTGAGCGGCCCGATTATTCAAGATACTTTGGGCTTCCGCATTTACGGCAATTTGAATAAAACGGATGCAGATGCTGCTGATATTAATGCCGGACACGGTAATGACAGCGCGGCCGGTGTCGAAGGCGTACGCAATAAAGACATCGCAGGCCGTCTGCAATGGAAAATCAGCCCAGCGCAAACGCTGATTTTGGACAGCAGCTACAGCCGTCAGGGCAATATCTACAACGGCGATACGCAAAACAGCAATCCGCGTTCCGCTTTGGTTAATTCTTTGGCCGACAGCAAAGCCGAAACCGCACGCTTATATCGTTCTGCTTTCTCGCTTACTCATGATGGCGCATGGGAATGGGGTGATACCAAAAACGTGATCAGTTATGAGCGCACAGTCAACAGCCACTTGCCTGAAGGTTTGGCCGGCGGTCCGGAAGGCAGCTATACAGGCTTGGATTTTGTTCAAAGCCGTCTGAAAAACCTGCGTTTCAGCAGCGAAGCGAATATTCCGTTCAAACTTGGTGTTGATAATGTATTGACGGTCGGTGCGGAATTTACTGACAGTAAGTTGGACGATCCTGCTTCCAATACTCAGGGATTTAAAGACCAAGGCAAAACCGATGCGTTTAACGGTATCTCCGCAACACGCGGCGGTAAGGCTTCGCAACGCAACTGGGCGGCCTACGTTGAAGACAATATTTCGTTGACCGACAAAACCCATCTGATTCCCGCCATCCGCTTCGACCACAACAGCGACAGCGGCAGCAACTGGAGTCCGGCTTTGAACTTCTCGCATCAAATCGGAGAAAACTGGTTGGTCAAAGGCGGTATTGCCCGTGCGTACAAAGCGCCAAATTTGTATCAAACCAATCCTGACTTTATCCTGTACACACGCGGTCAGGGCTGTCCGCTTAATGCGCCGAACAGTGTCCGCTGCTACTACATGGGCAATGGCAATTTGAAACCTGAAACCAGCATCAATAAAGAGATTGGTCTTGAGTTCAACAAAAACGGCTGGCAGGCTTCCGCGACTTATTTCCATAATGCGTACCGCAATAAAATCGTGATTGGCGACCAGCTTATTGCCACCAGCAATATCGGCAACTGGCTTTTGCAATGGGAAAATACGCCGAAAGCGACTATTTCGGGTATCGAAGGCAACTTGGTGATTCCGTTGCATGACACACTCAAGTGGAGCAACAATTTCACTTACATGCACAAATCCGAAGATTATCAAGGCAATCCATTGTCTTTGGTGCCGAAACACACCATCAACAGCACACTGTCTTGGACACCGAACGAACGCTTCGATGCCAACCTGACCTTTACCCACTACGGCCGCACCAAGCCGCGCGGCGTGGCAGTCAACCGTTTGGAGCAAAACGGCAATCCGCGTGCAGGCGTGGCAGCGTTGTCTTCCGAACATAACCAAACGCAAGTCGGCTCTTACGGCATTTGGGGCATCAATGCAGGCTACAACTGGAACAAACGCGTGGCCGTCCGTGGCGGTATCAGCAATCTGTTTGACAAAAAACTGTACCGTACAACTGCCGGCGCACAAACGTACAACGAGCATGGCCGTGCCTTCTACGGCAGTTTGAAAGTATCGTTTTAA
- a CDS encoding YdcH family protein, translating to MFPEYRDLISKLKQEDAHFARLFEEHNELDDKITGLVNNVVTSGAEEIEELKKAKLKLKDELYALLQKAAGK from the coding sequence ATGTTTCCAGAATATCGCGATCTGATTTCTAAACTGAAACAAGAGGATGCACACTTTGCTCGTTTGTTTGAGGAGCACAACGAGCTGGACGATAAAATTACCGGTTTGGTGAATAACGTGGTAACCAGCGGTGCTGAAGAGATTGAAGAGCTGAAAAAAGCCAAACTCAAACTCAAAGACGAATTGTATGCCCTTTTGCAAAAAGCAGCAGGCAAATAA
- the glyA gene encoding serine hydroxymethyltransferase has protein sequence MFSKSVTLAQYDPDLAAAIAQEDKRQQDHVELIASENYVSCAVMEAQGSQLTNKYAEGYPGKRYYGGCEYVDIVEQLAIDRVKELFGAAYANVQPHSGSQANQAVYASVLKPGDTILGMSLAHGGHLTHGASVNISGKLYNAITYGLDENEVLDYAEVERLALEHKPKMIVAGASAYALQIDWAKFREIADKVGAYLFVDMAHYAGLIAGGEYPNPVPFCDFVTTTTHKTLRGPRGGVILCRDNTHEKALNSSIFPSLQGGPLMHVIAAKAVAFKEALQPEFKQYAKQVKINAAAMAEELVKRGLRIVSGRTESHVFLVDLQPMKITGKAAEAALGKAHITVNKNAIPNDPEKPFVTSGIRIGSAAMTTRGFNEADARVLANLVADVLANPEDEANLAKVREQVTALCDKYPVYGA, from the coding sequence ATGTTTTCAAAAAGCGTTACCCTCGCACAATATGACCCCGATTTGGCAGCAGCCATCGCCCAAGAAGACAAGCGCCAGCAAGACCATGTCGAGCTGATCGCCTCTGAAAACTACGTCAGCTGCGCCGTAATGGAAGCCCAAGGTTCGCAATTGACCAACAAATACGCTGAAGGCTATCCTGGCAAACGCTACTACGGTGGCTGCGAATATGTTGATATTGTTGAACAATTAGCGATTGATCGCGTAAAAGAACTGTTTGGCGCCGCCTATGCCAACGTTCAACCGCACTCCGGCTCCCAAGCCAACCAAGCCGTGTACGCTTCTGTTTTGAAACCGGGCGACACCATTTTGGGCATGTCTCTGGCACACGGCGGCCACTTGACCCACGGCGCAAGCGTCAACATCTCCGGCAAACTCTACAACGCCATTACTTATGGTTTGGATGAAAACGAAGTTCTCGATTATGCTGAAGTAGAACGCTTGGCTCTTGAACATAAACCTAAAATGATTGTGGCCGGTGCATCTGCCTACGCGTTGCAAATCGACTGGGCAAAATTCCGCGAAATCGCCGATAAAGTCGGCGCATACCTCTTTGTCGATATGGCGCACTACGCCGGTCTGATTGCCGGTGGCGAATATCCTAACCCCGTGCCATTCTGCGACTTCGTGACCACCACCACCCACAAAACCCTGCGCGGCCCTCGCGGCGGTGTGATTTTGTGCCGTGACAATACCCACGAAAAAGCGCTGAACTCTTCCATCTTCCCAAGCCTGCAAGGTGGTCCGTTGATGCACGTTATTGCTGCCAAAGCCGTGGCGTTTAAAGAAGCGCTTCAACCTGAGTTCAAACAATACGCAAAACAAGTGAAAATCAATGCTGCCGCTATGGCGGAAGAGTTGGTTAAACGCGGTTTGCGCATCGTTTCCGGCCGTACTGAAAGCCACGTTTTCCTCGTTGACCTGCAACCGATGAAAATCACCGGCAAAGCCGCCGAAGCCGCTTTGGGCAAAGCTCACATCACCGTCAACAAAAACGCCATCCCGAACGATCCGGAAAAACCATTCGTTACCTCCGGCATCCGCATCGGCTCCGCCGCCATGACTACACGCGGCTTTAACGAAGCCGACGCGCGCGTATTGGCAAACTTGGTTGCCGACGTATTGGCCAACCCTGAAGACGAAGCCAACCTCGCCAAAGTCCGCGAACAAGTGACTGCTTTGTGCGATAAATATCCGGTTTACGGCGCATAA
- a CDS encoding sulfate adenylyltransferase subunit 1 yields MTAASAPLLRFITAGSVDDGKSTLIGRLLYDSKTLLTDQIDKLNRAAENGETPDFASLTDGLAAEREQGITIDVAYRYFATPKRKFIIADTPGHEQYTRNMVTGASTADAAIILVDATRVDFSGSEPVLLPQTKRHSAILKLLGCPNIIVAVNKLDLLDFDEAKYQAITEAYRKLAEQIGLQAQIHFLPISALKGDNIVNASSQTPWYQGLPLLPLLESLPVNRQNAADQAAHFPVQRVARQDGSSSDDFRGYQGRLEAGRLKVGDEVKVLPSGHVAKVAEIYNANGKTESAEAGEVLTVVLDTDIDISRGNSIVSADSAIVPEQQFQAALCWFDDIPLNLRRKYLLKHTTQTTPVKISEIAYVWDVNTLSRVESAETLKLNDIGSVSFKTQQPLAAAAYEDNHAQGAFILIDEATNHTVAAGMIRKVSETNSFEI; encoded by the coding sequence ATGACCGCAGCTTCCGCTCCGCTTTTACGCTTCATTACGGCCGGCAGTGTCGATGATGGCAAATCCACCCTCATCGGCCGCCTGCTCTACGACAGCAAAACCTTGCTGACCGATCAAATTGACAAGCTCAACCGTGCCGCTGAAAACGGCGAAACGCCTGATTTTGCCAGCCTGACAGACGGTCTTGCCGCCGAGCGCGAACAAGGCATTACCATTGACGTCGCCTACCGTTATTTCGCTACACCCAAACGCAAATTCATCATTGCCGATACACCGGGACATGAGCAATACACGCGTAATATGGTTACCGGCGCATCGACTGCCGATGCCGCCATTATTTTGGTAGATGCCACACGCGTCGATTTTTCAGGCAGCGAGCCCGTTCTCCTGCCGCAGACCAAACGCCACAGCGCGATTTTGAAGCTCTTGGGCTGCCCCAATATCATCGTCGCCGTCAACAAACTCGACCTGCTCGACTTTGACGAAGCCAAATATCAAGCCATTACCGAAGCCTATCGAAAACTGGCAGAACAAATCGGCCTCCAAGCACAAATCCACTTCCTGCCCATCAGCGCCTTGAAAGGCGACAATATCGTCAATGCAAGCAGTCAAACCCCGTGGTATCAAGGTTTACCGCTTTTGCCTTTGCTTGAAAGCCTGCCCGTCAACCGTCAAAATGCCGCCGACCAAGCCGCGCATTTTCCCGTACAACGCGTGGCGCGCCAAGACGGCAGCAGCAGTGACGACTTCCGCGGCTATCAAGGCAGATTGGAAGCGGGCCGTCTGAAAGTGGGCGATGAAGTCAAAGTCCTGCCCAGCGGCCATGTTGCCAAAGTTGCCGAAATCTATAATGCAAACGGTAAAACCGAATCTGCCGAGGCAGGGGAAGTGTTGACTGTCGTTTTGGATACCGACATCGATATTTCACGCGGCAACAGCATTGTTTCAGCCGACAGCGCCATTGTTCCCGAACAACAATTTCAAGCCGCGCTTTGCTGGTTTGACGATATTCCGCTCAATCTGCGCCGCAAATATTTGCTGAAACACACTACCCAAACCACGCCCGTAAAAATCAGCGAAATTGCCTATGTTTGGGACGTGAACACCCTCAGCCGCGTCGAATCCGCCGAAACGCTCAAGCTCAACGACATCGGCAGCGTCAGTTTCAAAACCCAACAGCCTCTTGCCGCTGCCGCATACGAGGACAACCATGCCCAAGGCGCGTTTATTTTGATTGACGAAGCCACCAACCATACTGTCGCGGCAGGCATGATACGCAAAGTCAGCGAAACAAACAGTTTTGAAATTTAA
- the yddG gene encoding aromatic amino acid DMT transporter YddG yields MIHFLSQNISSKQATAIGLLAVALWSFVISLIRSLSLHMGAVGGAAMMYTLSTVLIWLIFGRPHLRNYNRSYLFWASVFFVGCELCLSLSVGFAQNARQAVEIGMVNYLWPTFTIVGAVYFNKQPSKWWIVIGFVLSFLGIATVLGGDVGLSVSGIYHNVRTNPGGYIMAFADAVFWAAYCTLTARVKAEGSSVGFFFALVSILLWIEYFLSGADTLSFDSVSLGYAVAAASCMGLGYAVWNIGISRGNLTVLAGASYFIPVLSAVVSSFLISAPLSMTFWQGAGMVCLGSIVCWLATRRKRIA; encoded by the coding sequence ATGATTCATTTCTTATCTCAAAACATCTCCTCCAAACAAGCTACTGCCATCGGGCTGCTTGCCGTTGCTTTGTGGAGCTTTGTCATTTCTCTGATACGCTCTTTGAGCCTGCATATGGGGGCAGTGGGCGGCGCGGCAATGATGTACACCCTGTCTACCGTATTGATTTGGCTGATTTTCGGCCGGCCGCATTTGCGCAATTACAACCGCAGCTATCTGTTTTGGGCGAGCGTGTTTTTTGTCGGCTGCGAACTGTGTTTGTCGCTCTCGGTCGGTTTTGCGCAAAACGCGAGACAGGCGGTGGAAATCGGCATGGTCAATTATTTGTGGCCGACGTTTACCATCGTCGGAGCGGTATATTTCAACAAACAGCCGTCAAAATGGTGGATAGTCATCGGCTTTGTGCTGTCGTTTTTAGGGATTGCCACTGTATTGGGCGGCGATGTCGGCTTGTCGGTTTCCGGTATTTACCACAATGTCCGCACCAATCCCGGCGGCTACATCATGGCATTTGCGGACGCAGTGTTTTGGGCGGCATATTGTACGCTGACGGCGCGCGTGAAAGCGGAAGGCAGCAGCGTCGGCTTCTTCTTTGCGCTGGTGTCGATACTGTTGTGGATAGAGTATTTTCTCAGCGGCGCGGATACGTTGAGTTTTGATTCTGTATCGCTCGGCTATGCCGTTGCCGCCGCGTCTTGTATGGGCTTGGGCTATGCAGTGTGGAATATCGGTATTTCGCGCGGTAATCTGACTGTATTGGCAGGCGCATCTTATTTCATTCCGGTATTGTCTGCGGTAGTGTCATCATTTTTGATTAGCGCGCCTTTGTCCATGACGTTTTGGCAGGGTGCGGGAATGGTGTGCTTAGGATCGATTGTGTGTTGGTTGGCGACCCGGAGAAAACGGATAGCGTGA
- a CDS encoding MarR family winged helix-turn-helix transcriptional regulator: MNQLDQLGMRISHIDSAFDQWIKQQNTNYNTLAVLYTLATEGSRTQKYIGEEWSLPKQTVSGTCKTLAEQGLLTFQESEQDKRERLLSLTEQGKESAAPLMQNMQEFSKRIFTAFGEKRAARLFADLDALAELMAQTLNTK, from the coding sequence ATGAATCAGCTCGATCAACTCGGTATGCGCATCAGCCACATAGACAGCGCATTTGACCAATGGATTAAACAGCAAAACACCAACTACAACACCTTAGCCGTGCTATACACCTTAGCCACCGAAGGCAGCCGCACTCAAAAATACATAGGCGAAGAATGGAGCCTGCCCAAGCAAACCGTTTCCGGCACATGCAAAACGCTGGCGGAACAAGGCTTGCTGACATTTCAAGAAAGCGAACAAGACAAACGCGAACGCTTATTGTCGCTGACCGAGCAAGGCAAGGAATCTGCCGCACCATTGATGCAAAACATGCAGGAATTCAGCAAACGAATTTTTACCGCCTTCGGTGAAAAACGTGCAGCCCGACTGTTTGCCGATTTGGACGCGTTGGCCGAATTAATGGCGCAAACCCTCAATACTAAATAA
- a CDS encoding ABC transporter six-transmembrane domain-containing protein has translation MWKMLKHIGQTHRRKLITTFSLVGLDNLLLLIYPVFGGWAINAVMEGNVWQAMLYGVVVLLMWIIGAARRIADTRTFTKIYTEIAIPVVLEQRKREVPHSAITARVALSREFVSFFEEHLPIAATSLVSIFGACMMLLILEFWVGVLAVAILALFLWLLPRFAAISENLYFRLNNRLERDNYLIRDGNEHQLYRHYGWVAKLRVLISNREALGYLSIGMAMSVLFGFAFIHMTLKGYGSAGHIYSVSTYLWMFAMSLDDVPRLVEQYSNLKDIGQRVELLEENNLSKAV, from the coding sequence ATGTGGAAAATGTTGAAACACATCGGTCAAACACACCGCCGCAAACTCATCACAACCTTCTCTCTCGTCGGCTTGGATAATCTGCTCTTGCTGATATATCCCGTATTTGGCGGCTGGGCGATTAATGCCGTTATGGAAGGCAACGTCTGGCAGGCAATGTTGTATGGTGTGGTGGTTTTATTAATGTGGATAATCGGCGCCGCCCGAAGGATAGCCGATACGCGCACATTTACCAAAATCTATACTGAAATAGCCATCCCGGTCGTTTTGGAACAGCGCAAACGAGAAGTACCGCATTCCGCCATTACCGCACGCGTCGCTCTATCGCGTGAGTTTGTCAGTTTCTTTGAAGAACACCTGCCCATCGCTGCTACTTCGCTGGTCTCCATCTTCGGTGCATGTATGATGTTGCTGATACTGGAATTTTGGGTGGGTGTATTGGCTGTCGCGATACTTGCCCTGTTTTTATGGTTGCTGCCGCGTTTTGCCGCCATCAGCGAAAATCTATATTTCCGTTTAAACAACCGGCTTGAACGCGACAACTACCTTATCCGCGACGGCAACGAGCATCAGCTCTACCGCCACTATGGCTGGGTTGCCAAACTACGCGTGCTGATTTCCAACCGCGAAGCCTTAGGCTATCTCAGTATCGGCATGGCAATGAGCGTATTGTTCGGCTTCGCCTTTATACACATGACGCTTAAAGGCTATGGCAGCGCCGGCCATATCTATTCCGTCAGCACTTATTTATGGATGTTTGCAATGAGCTTGGACGATGTACCGCGCTTGGTCGAACAATACTCCAATCTAAAAGATATCGGACAACGCGTTGAACTCTTGGAAGAAAACAATCTTTCCAAGGCCGTCTGA
- a CDS encoding DMT family transporter — MSWFYLILAGMLEIGWPLGLKLAQQEGYRWHGFAAALACIIGSGYFLYLAQKSIPMGTAYAVWTGIGAAGAFLVGVVFFNDAANFGRWLGAFLIISGVVVMKLSSGN; from the coding sequence ATGAGTTGGTTTTATTTAATCTTAGCCGGTATGCTGGAAATCGGCTGGCCATTAGGCTTGAAGCTGGCACAACAGGAAGGCTACCGCTGGCATGGCTTTGCCGCCGCGCTTGCCTGCATCATCGGCAGCGGATACTTCCTTTACCTTGCCCAAAAAAGTATTCCGATGGGTACAGCCTACGCCGTCTGGACAGGCATAGGCGCGGCGGGGGCTTTTTTGGTAGGCGTTGTATTTTTCAACGATGCTGCCAACTTCGGCCGCTGGCTTGGCGCATTTCTCATCATCTCCGGCGTCGTAGTGATGAAACTCTCCAGCGGAAACTGA